One window of the Archangium primigenium genome contains the following:
- a CDS encoding SDR family NAD(P)-dependent oxidoreductase produces the protein MKLQGKRALVTGADSGIGQEIAALFAQEGADVAIIYHTDEKGAQETRQRVEKHGRRALVLQGDVGDSASVNAFFQRAVKELGVLDILVNNAGQAMGESVPVAELKDEQVEKILRVNLMGPLFCARPFIQLRKANGGKGRIVNISSVAQHLPTSQSAPYGMSKAGVGSFTRSLSVELAPDRINVNGIAPGLIQTPMTQKRLDDPKEREKSMKEIPWHRPGQPEEIARLALFLASDDGDYVTGQTWVIDGGLTMNWGGA, from the coding sequence ATGAAACTCCAAGGCAAGCGGGCCCTCGTCACGGGGGCGGACTCGGGAATCGGGCAGGAGATCGCGGCGCTGTTCGCACAGGAGGGCGCGGACGTCGCCATCATCTACCACACGGACGAGAAGGGCGCGCAGGAGACGCGCCAGCGCGTGGAGAAGCACGGGCGCCGCGCGCTCGTGCTCCAGGGGGACGTGGGGGACTCGGCCTCCGTGAATGCCTTCTTCCAGCGCGCGGTGAAGGAGCTGGGGGTCCTCGACATCCTGGTGAACAACGCGGGCCAGGCCATGGGCGAGAGCGTGCCGGTGGCCGAGCTCAAGGACGAGCAGGTCGAGAAGATCCTCCGCGTCAACCTCATGGGGCCGCTCTTCTGCGCGCGCCCCTTCATCCAGTTGCGCAAGGCGAACGGCGGCAAGGGCCGCATCGTGAACATCAGCTCGGTGGCCCAGCACCTGCCCACCTCCCAGAGCGCGCCCTACGGCATGTCCAAGGCGGGCGTGGGCTCGTTCACCCGCAGCCTGTCGGTGGAGCTGGCGCCGGATCGCATCAACGTCAACGGCATCGCCCCGGGCCTCATCCAGACGCCCATGACGCAGAAGCGCCTGGACGATCCCAAGGAGCGCGAGAAGTCGATGAAGGAGATTCCCTGGCACCGCCCCGGCCAGCCCGAGGAGATCGCCCGGCTGGCGCTCTTCCTCGCCTCGGACGATGGCGACTACGTCACGGGCCAGACGTGGGTGATCGACGGCGGCCTGACGATGAACTGGGGCGGCGCCTGA